The following coding sequences lie in one Micromonospora sp. R77 genomic window:
- a CDS encoding WXG100 family type VII secretion target: MGQVHATQEQLNAMAQRCEDTGQGIARGMAQLLDRIQSLGGAGMAGAANNALQDVSVQLNDGLTKIINALDELAGKMSNASKQYGVHDEDAANEIRAAAASTGDSSVISILRG; encoded by the coding sequence ATGGGTCAGGTCCATGCCACCCAGGAGCAGCTGAACGCGATGGCGCAGCGCTGCGAGGACACCGGCCAGGGGATCGCGCGCGGCATGGCGCAGCTCCTCGACCGGATCCAGTCGCTCGGCGGCGCCGGCATGGCCGGTGCGGCCAACAACGCCCTCCAGGACGTCTCCGTGCAGCTCAACGATGGTCTCACGAAGATCATCAACGCCCTGGACGAGCTGGCCGGCAAGATGAGCAACGCCTCCAAGCAGTACGGCGTGCACGACGAGGACGCAGCGAACGAGATCCGGGCCGCCGCCGCGTCGACCGGCGACAGCTCCGTCATCAGCATCCTGCGCGGCTGA
- a CDS encoding WXG100 family type VII secretion target, with the protein MTITYNFGQISDVATAIGTFEGLMDRELNDLYTAFTQLFAQDWSGQAGTACDEARQKWNQGATEIKTALAGVGVKLGASAERMQQIDQQIASGM; encoded by the coding sequence ATGACCATCACGTACAACTTCGGGCAGATCAGCGACGTCGCCACCGCCATCGGCACCTTCGAGGGCCTGATGGACCGGGAGCTGAACGACCTCTACACGGCGTTCACCCAGCTCTTCGCCCAGGACTGGAGCGGCCAGGCGGGCACCGCCTGCGACGAGGCGCGGCAGAAGTGGAACCAGGGCGCCACCGAGATCAAGACGGCGCTGGCCGGCGTCGGCGTCAAGCTCGGTGCCTCGGCGGAGCGGATGCAGCAGATCGACCAGCAGATCGCGTCCGGCATGTAG
- a CDS encoding YbaB/EbfC family nucleoid-associated protein translates to MADVPGRPDWGVLRGMMADLQKATRELPKLQQRMLSVTGTAWSPDGMIKAVVGPRGHLLELDIDPRVLRQPNSKALSASILRTVRAAVEEAGRQSSELLSATLPGDLRGLAANDMENFVGSHDADVRMRNEDGDE, encoded by the coding sequence ATGGCGGACGTACCGGGACGGCCGGACTGGGGCGTGCTGCGTGGCATGATGGCCGACCTGCAGAAGGCGACCAGGGAGCTGCCGAAGTTGCAGCAGCGCATGCTGTCGGTGACCGGCACCGCCTGGTCGCCGGACGGCATGATCAAGGCCGTGGTCGGTCCCCGGGGTCACCTGCTCGAACTCGACATCGACCCGCGCGTGCTGCGGCAACCCAACTCGAAGGCGCTCTCGGCGAGCATCCTGCGGACCGTCCGGGCCGCGGTCGAGGAGGCGGGCCGGCAGAGCAGCGAGCTGCTCAGCGCGACGCTCCCGGGTGACCTGCGCGGGCTCGCCGCCAACGACATGGAGAACTTCGTCGGCAGCCACGACGCCGACGTCCGGATGCGGAACGAGGACGGCGATGAGTAA